One Chelonoidis abingdonii isolate Lonesome George chromosome 18, CheloAbing_2.0, whole genome shotgun sequence genomic region harbors:
- the PTS gene encoding 6-pyruvoyl tetrahydrobiopterin synthase, whose protein sequence is MAGKEQKRSKSFVPRRRIAGPPSGLTLGVVVQRRASLRQVRGMESRTRGGDSLSVGRAVRAAENEGVPGAGSLLAAGVRGRPLAPAQPAPCCDARPPGPGRTRAGPRCLSFSACHRLHSKSLSDEENLKLFGKCNNPNGHGHNYKVVVTVRGEIDPTSGMVINLTDLKEYMQEAILEPLDHKNLDKDVAYFADVVSTTENVAVYIWENLRKRLPAGTLYKVKVYETDQNIVVYKGEETTLEK, encoded by the exons ATGGCGGGGAAAGAGCAAAAACGTTCTAAAAGTTTTGTCCCACGTCGCAGAATCGCAGGCCCGCCCTCCGGATTGactctgggagttgtagtccagcGCCGGGCCTCCCTCAGACAAGTTCGTGGGATGGAGTCCCGGACTAGGGGCGGGGACTCGCTTTCCGTGGGCCGCGCGGTTCGGGCCGCTGAAAATGAGGGGGTTCCGGGCGCTGGGTCCCTACTGGCTGCCGGTGTACGCGGCCGTCCCCTCGCCCCCGCTCAACCGGCCCCCTGCTGCGATGCGCGCCCCCCCGGACCCGGCCGCACCCGCGCAGGTCCCCGCTGCCTCAGCTTCAGCGCCTGCCACCGGCTGCACAG TAAGTCACTGAGTGATGAAGAAAACCTGAAACTCTTTGGGAAATGCAACAATCCAAACGGACATGGCCACAACTATAAAG TTGTAGTGACTGTGCGTGGAGAG ATTGATCCTACATCAGGAATGGTTATAAACCTGACGGACCTGAAAGAATATATGCAG GAAGCCATCCTGGAGCCACTTGACCATAAGAACCTGGATAAAGACGTGGCTTACTTTGCTGATGTTGTCAG TACGACTGAGAATGTGGCAGTGTACATCTGGGAAAACCTCCGGAAACGCCTGCCTGCGGGAACTCTTTATAAAGTCAAAGTGTATGAAACGGACCAGAACATCGTTGTGTACAAGGGGGAAGAGACGACTCTTGAGAAATGA